The Parcubacteria group bacterium genome has a window encoding:
- the pyk gene encoding pyruvate kinase has translation MQKKTKIVATIGPASEKIEILREMIKNGMNVARLNFSHGDYSSHKKIIENIRNLSRELGENVGIIADLQGPRIRTIVDENFEIKPGEKVLVYSVSRDAQIPNLNDKDLKIFGLDYPEIIKDIEVGNEILIEDGLLSVKVIEKNSDFLKAEVVNGGVIKNEKGVNIPDAKLKIPPITEKDGKDLEFSLKNEVDFIAMSFVSNAKDIEDLRNKIKRILNRDNNLPQIVAKIERKEAIENLDEIISATDAVMVARGDLGIEMKETKVAILQKEIIAKSINNLKPVIVATEMLNSMIQNPRPTRAEVSDVTNAVIDHADAVMLSGESANGKYPVETVKTMAEIIENTEESPYDDIGNFNINQELSNEYVNFIKNSCSLLLNSNAKAVAILSRGGFTARVISHFRPVQLILVGTNNEKTCYQSSLVWGIKAFLFKNGKIEEVVEHLLKKAQDDKLLGIGDKVVLIGKNDDRNHRFVNIREIQ, from the coding sequence ATGCAAAAAAAAACAAAAATTGTGGCCACAATCGGCCCAGCTTCGGAAAAAATAGAAATCCTTAGAGAAATGATAAAAAACGGAATGAATGTTGCCCGTCTTAATTTTTCACACGGAGATTATTCAAGCCACAAAAAAATCATAGAAAATATCCGCAATCTCTCAAGAGAACTGGGTGAAAATGTGGGCATTATAGCCGATCTTCAAGGACCGAGAATCAGGACTATTGTCGATGAAAATTTTGAAATAAAGCCTGGTGAAAAGGTATTAGTTTATTCTGTTTCAAGAGATGCTCAAATTCCAAATCTCAATGACAAAGATTTGAAAATTTTTGGTTTGGATTATCCGGAAATTATCAAGGATATTGAAGTTGGAAATGAAATATTGATTGAAGATGGGCTACTTAGTGTGAAAGTTATCGAGAAAAACAGCGATTTTTTGAAGGCGGAAGTGGTGAACGGAGGTGTTATTAAAAATGAAAAAGGGGTTAACATTCCAGATGCCAAACTAAAGATTCCTCCCATAACTGAAAAAGACGGGAAGGATCTTGAATTTTCACTCAAAAATGAAGTAGATTTTATAGCGATGTCTTTCGTGAGCAATGCAAAAGATATTGAAGATCTCCGGAATAAAATAAAAAGAATTCTGAATCGCGATAATAATCTTCCTCAAATTGTGGCGAAAATAGAAAGAAAAGAAGCAATTGAAAATTTGGATGAAATAATTTCGGCGACGGATGCGGTAATGGTAGCCAGGGGGGACTTGGGAATCGAGATGAAGGAAACAAAAGTGGCAATTCTTCAAAAAGAAATAATCGCTAAAAGCATAAATAATTTAAAACCGGTCATTGTGGCTACCGAGATGCTTAACAGTATGATTCAAAATCCCAGGCCGACCAGAGCGGAAGTAAGCGATGTGACCAATGCTGTTATTGACCATGCGGATGCAGTAATGCTATCGGGAGAATCGGCCAATGGAAAATATCCGGTGGAGACAGTCAAGACTATGGCAGAAATTATTGAAAATACAGAAGAGTCCCCATACGATGATATTGGCAATTTCAATATCAATCAGGAGCTTTCGAATGAATATGTTAATTTTATAAAAAATTCCTGCAGTCTGCTTCTCAATTCAAATGCCAAAGCGGTGGCCATTCTTAGTCGGGGAGGATTTACGGCTAGAGTCATTTCCCATTTCAGGCCTGTCCAACTGATTTTAGTTGGAACTAATAACGAAAAAACCTGTTATCAATCATCTTTAGTTTGGGGTATAAAAGCCTTTCTTTTCAAGAATGGAAAAATTGAAGAAGTAGTTGAACATTTGCTTAAAAAAGCTCAAGATGATAAATTACTGGGAATTGGCGATAAAGTTGTTTTGATAGGAAAGAATGACGATCGGAATCATCGGTTTGTGAATATCCGGGAAATTCAGTAA
- a CDS encoding DUF2779 domain-containing protein — protein MSKILKNKNEPNVRPVKQCNNPYECMFKEYCLQGIPPKSIYSIIGKLSEKTINKLLDDGILEIENIPEEYITERFSKHFHAIKYDVVSIDKEEIKNELNQIKYPIYFLDYETYALPIPIFDGYKPYQNIVFQYSLHIQKSADSKLEHHAYLAKSLTDPTRELAESLKKLIGKDGTTMAWNMGFEKNCNKGMGERAKEYAEFFKDINERMYDLMAVFKKGFYIHKDFLGSASLKKVLPVLVPSLSYGELNIHEGMTASNSWYEMVSEKTAEKRRKEIYDDLLKYCRLDTLAMVEILKELKKIINS, from the coding sequence TTGTCCAAAATACTGAAAAACAAAAATGAACCGAATGTTAGACCGGTGAAACAATGCAACAATCCCTACGAATGTATGTTTAAAGAATATTGCTTGCAGGGCATTCCTCCGAAATCAATCTACTCCATTATTGGAAAACTTTCGGAAAAAACAATCAATAAACTGTTGGATGACGGAATTTTGGAAATTGAAAATATCCCCGAGGAATATATAACGGAAAGATTCAGCAAACATTTTCATGCCATTAAATACGACGTGGTTAGTATTGATAAAGAAGAAATAAAAAATGAACTGAATCAAATCAAATATCCGATTTACTTTTTGGATTATGAAACCTACGCTTTGCCCATTCCTATTTTTGACGGATACAAACCTTATCAAAATATCGTTTTTCAATATTCTCTGCACATTCAAAAGTCGGCCGATTCCAAACTGGAACATCATGCCTATTTGGCAAAAAGCCTGACTGACCCAACCAGAGAATTGGCTGAGTCTTTGAAAAAACTGATTGGGAAAGACGGGACTACCATGGCTTGGAATATGGGATTTGAGAAAAATTGCAACAAGGGCATGGGAGAAAGAGCGAAAGAATATGCGGAATTTTTCAAAGATATCAATGAAAGGATGTATGACTTGATGGCTGTTTTCAAAAAAGGATTCTATATTCACAAAGATTTTTTGGGAAGTGCTTCGCTTAAAAAAGTTCTTCCAGTTCTTGTTCCAAGTCTTTCTTACGGAGAACTTAATATTCACGAAGGAATGACAGCTTCAAATAGTTGGTATGAAATGGTTAGTGAAAAAACCGCAGAGAAGAGAAGAAAAGAAATCTACGATGACTTGCTTAAATATTGCCGATTGGACACATTAGCGATGGTTGAAATTTTAAAAGAGTTGAAAAAAATTATCAATAGCTAA
- a CDS encoding HAMP domain-containing sensor histidine kinase — protein MKKSFSKIKEADKMKDNFISMASHELRSPITALKGYLELLSDRNKDKMDEESARYLKNMKSSINRLDSLVSDILEISKLEGTCIPLKITAFNLQPVIQKILEEMRFQASQKGLAIKHPESAIPMVKADKARTEQILINLVSNAIKYTMKGKIEIIAKVKNKELLITVTDTGVGISSKDIEKLFEKFYRIKDNGLESVSGTGLGLWISRGLARKMNGDITAESTKNIGSRFTLHLPLA, from the coding sequence ATGAAAAAATCATTTTCCAAAATCAAAGAAGCGGATAAAATGAAAGATAATTTCATTTCAATGGCAAGCCATGAGCTGAGATCTCCTATCACTGCCCTTAAGGGATATTTGGAATTATTAAGCGATAGAAACAAAGATAAAATGGATGAAGAAAGTGCCAGATATTTGAAAAATATGAAGTCTTCCATTAACAGGCTTGACTCTTTGGTTTCCGATATTTTAGAAATATCAAAGCTGGAAGGAACTTGCATTCCCCTTAAAATTACCGCTTTTAATCTTCAACCCGTCATTCAAAAGATACTTGAAGAAATGAGGTTTCAAGCCTCCCAAAAAGGTTTAGCTATAAAACATCCAGAGTCTGCGATTCCTATGGTTAAAGCCGATAAAGCAAGGACAGAACAAATTTTAATCAACCTTGTAAGCAACGCCATAAAATACACAATGAAAGGAAAAATAGAAATAATAGCAAAAGTAAAAAACAAGGAACTATTAATAACCGTGACTGATACCGGAGTCGGAATTTCTTCGAAAGATATTGAAAAATTATTTGAAAAATTTTACAGAATTAAAGATAATGGCCTCGAATCTGTTTCGGGCACGGGACTGGGTCTTTGGATCTCCAGAGGTTTGGCCAGAAAAATGAACGGCGATATTACAGCGGAAAGTACCAAAAATATCGGCTCGCGCTTTACTCTGCATTTACCGTTAGCCTAA